In the genome of Blastopirellula marina, the window TGACTTTTGGTCCTTCGACGTCAAAGGGAGCAAGGCCAGCGGTGAGATCATCGTCGAGGCACCAGGTTTGACGAACGAATCAAGTTTCACTCAGCGAATTCTGAGGACCTCCAATGGAGAGTTTGATCTGGGGCCGACTCCTGACGATTACGTTCCGCTGAGCGAGGCTCCTGACGAAGAGGATTTGGAACCCTCTTCATCGTTAGAATCGGAAGAACCGGCTAACGTTTCTGGGGTCATCGACGGGAACAACTAGTAAAGCGATCTTTGTTCCCACGTCTTTGGCTCCCTGAGGCCAGATTATCGTCATCGTATTTCGAATCCCAACCTATCCTTGAATCGATTTCTGGACTGATTTTGTCCTCGTATTCAAGGATTCGCCGCGCATGGCAACGTTTCTCGATTGGCAGATTGCCTCGTGCCCTAAATGTCATGGTGGGTTAGAGCTGCGCGGTGATACGGTCGTTTGCACTGATCCCCAGTGTCGCTCGGAGTTCCCAACTACCGAAGGGGTCCCGATCCTGGTCCGCGAAGACAACAGCATCTTCGACACCCAATCGTTCCTGAAAAAGGAAGACACGTTCTTTCGATCGATCCCCAAATGGCGTGAGTGGATCAGCCATCGGATTCCGGACGTCTCGCTGAACATCAACGCCGATCGCAATGCTCAGAAGCTTTTGGATCTGCTTAAGAGTCGTCCGGGGCGAACGCGTGTGCTTGTCGTGGGCGGTGGGGTCGTCGGAGCAGGCCTTGGCGAAGCTTTGAGAGATCTCGATATCGAATGGGTTGAAACGGATGTTTCGTGGGGTCCCCAAACTAAAGTCATTTGCGATGCCCACGATTTGCCATTTCGCGATGGCGTCTTCGATGCCGTCATCGTTCAAGCAGTGTTAGAGCATGTCGTCGATCCGACACGCTGCGTCGACGAAATTTATCGTGTGCTGAAGGATGACGGCGTCGTCTACGCTGATACGCCGTTCATTCAACAGGT includes:
- a CDS encoding methyltransferase domain-containing protein, encoding MATFLDWQIASCPKCHGGLELRGDTVVCTDPQCRSEFPTTEGVPILVREDNSIFDTQSFLKKEDTFFRSIPKWREWISHRIPDVSLNINADRNAQKLLDLLKSRPGRTRVLVVGGGVVGAGLGEALRDLDIEWVETDVSWGPQTKVICDAHDLPFRDGVFDAVIVQAVLEHVVDPTRCVDEIYRVLKDDGVVYADTPFIQQVHGRQYDFTRFTRLGHRRLFRHFEEIDSGISCGPGVALAWSLRYFMLSFFSSQRMRGAVSFASRISFFWLKYFDYYLAKKKQAMDAASAFFFLGRKSPIILSDRELLSDYQGGF